The DNA segment tagaaaaaagtgacATGTGGTCGAAAGAGCTCCATGAAAAGAAATTCGCATNNNNNNNNNNNNNNNNNNNNNNNNNNNNNNNNNNNNNNNNNNNNNNNNNNNNNNNNNNNNNNNNNNNNNNNNNNNNNNNNNNNNNNNNNNNNNNNNNNNNgttgaatagaagatattagatagtatgctgtaatatctatatattatggttaaatatcaaagtttttaatatctgcttatcaatatctatttttctccgtgtacatcTATAACCTAACAGTTGGGAGTCTTAATCATTGTGCTAAACCTACTAGCTGAAATTCCATGAAAAACCCATCCTCATAACCTACAGCTGAGGAAAGTTAAAACACCAAATTCTAAACCctctatttctaattaaatatttatcattatatgACGTTATGCATATCTGCTTGGCcccataaaaaatattcattaatttcctaaatcaagttttcgagaataacctgtttaaatactcataaaaatattatttgtgtaTACTTAAGccttcaaaaatctcaataataatattttagggaTTCTCTGGTCGGGCTCCTATTAGATGCAAATAGATTTTCCATACTTatatgaagcatggaattcttgTCTAGAACCTGACAGGACACCCATCAGCTTTTTCTAGACCACATATTCTGAAAGGGACCACAACCACTTTTCCTAGACTAGCTATTCTGATAGAGGCCCCAAActgttttttctagactagatattctaatAGGGGCTTTatcagaacccaacttcaaatagagaaagatggggaaatttgtGGTTGAGGGGAGATATTTTcctgtgataaaaaaaattatgagacttATGAATTTTATCATCCTTATGAACCTCGGCGCATATTATGTAATTCGGTActaaatttcctattttaaatgGGAATTTTTGCAAAGCactagattcaaatttttttaccctatttgtaaatatcaatttttcatacATTCAATCGCCTATCAAAATTATTAAGCTTGCTAACTGTGGatagaaatgatcaattttgtattatacttataattgatatttaaaaaattatttcttcatacTGCTGTGGCAATAACATAATTCTCTCGGCTATATCCAAAATTGCTATCGAAATGTAAAGgccaatattataatgccaaattgtATAACCTGTAGTTGTAACCAATAATTAACTTATAATGTTGGTATCAAccgttgcaaaaataaaaatcttcatacTGAAGCACATACCTTGTCAAATGATATTACCATGAAAATAAGTAGCTGGTAACAAACCATCAACAAGGGCAGAGTTTGGTATCTTCCATCGGCAGCTCCGTctgttatttcaatttcaaataactttttcaagaaatccGGGCAATGAAAGATAACATGACAAAAGTTATCTTCATCAATAACATTCGttacttttatttgaaacctGGCTGCAGGCACCTGCAAATTGCCGCTTCCTTTTCGATTTGTGGTATACTGCAGATGTTTTTTCAACACCGCTGTTAGATCTACAAGGTGCTTCGGCATGCAGGGACAATTCTTCCTGATGCACCTTCGAATTGTGCTCTTCAATTTAACGAATGGGAGAGCATCAGCCCACTCTTGATGTATATTatggaatttaatattgttaatacgCTGTCCATCAGGGACCATACTTTAATTTCGTAAGGGATTATAGGCTCAGTGCAAGACCCCCTTGGGCCACCctaataaatcgttaaaaatatttttaccaccTCCCcacttactgtacgtaatttatggttaccagaaataataatatatactacTTGAAAGTAAAGCAAACTATTTATATTGAAGATAATACATGCTATGCCAGgggaaaactttattttcattttataaatttttagttttacctGACCAAAAATACGATATTTGATAAAATGAACATTATTcaatcatgaaataaaaaaatgaattttacctACATCGATGAACCTTGAAGCctcaagacgaattttctgtacaaacatTAATTGTCAACCgggaattatgaatttttagccaaaacatgacttttcaacaaaatagttcaattaggaaacaaagagataaactttcaatcgaaaccaaaattgtcaaaaaaattacttcaacatttacccaaaaagtttaattttcaagtataataattccactttcaaccaaatagatgcattttcaactaaaaatattcatcttcaacaaaaaatgagtttttaggaCAGTGGTTTCATCTTCaatcaagtaattcaattttcatcctgcaaagatgaattttcaaccaaaaagttaaaaaatgcatgttttaaacaacaacaaatctaaattttattttcaaaaatcaatattaaaaccagaaagaagaattttcaacaaataaacataATTCAATGATGAAATCAAGAACAGTTAACCCCCATCGTTGAACCTTTAAGACGAATTTTGTCTACCTAAATTGAATACTCCTAGCTACGGGCCATTTTCACTCGCCACCTTTCTTTGGCGCGTCGAATGTGCGATACGCATCATCCGAAGTTCATGCACTCTCTTTAGCCAGTGAAGTTCGCTACCGAGCTGCATCGATATTGAATGAACAACAATTTGCATGTGGATTACGTATGGTCACAGTAGTTTCATCTTCAAATTTGACTCCGGTACCCTGACACTGCACAAGTTCCTTTAAGCGGTCGGCACATCTCATGTACCTGAACATGAAATAAAGAAGTCAATAAATGAATGAATATGCACATTAGGTAggaaataaagatataaataaataagtacatgaatatatgaataaatgaataaataaatatatcgaTCCATGAAGAAATTAAGGAAAGAAGATATACACAAGTGAATAAATAAatggataaattaataaatgtgtgAATACATATTTGTTCAGTAatataaaaatgcattgaaaattttgtcttcaattttaaagGGACCCCCCCCCCCGgacaaataaaaagtttcaatttccgGAGTAAATAAAtacgcaattttttatttttaaagattcaaatgttAACACGTGCATGGGgaaattttgcattttcgaaaaattgaactcatgctcTAGGGTTTCTTtgaaacgtgccaaacttttaGGGATTGAGAAGAAGTGGCtagaaaataaaaccatactaaaaacttatttttaaagcccccccccccccatcaaaaCGCCCCAAATAtgatcaaaaacataaaaaatacatttttacgtattattgttaattttcaggaatttctatcatctttttcatacaaataattactaatagacaaatgaaatattgtatatgaatttataaccaatgtttaattgttcaaataaatgcaccatatttaaacaattattcattcccaaaaaatgtaaaaaacaatagtaatattttctaaatgaaatgtaatagttggtcattgtttggagtagtaaattgttttaaaaacattactaaattattgaaacaattaattatagTTTATTTACAACAATTCTAAAAATCCAATCGGTTATgtccattttttctcaaattggtatcatatataattttcaacaaatccgtatttgttttaaaaaaattgttcctttaCCAATTTTTGTGGTCGATAActttaattattggacgttatatagtgttttaaatgttatttcaatgtcatttaaattttttaaattttgattttgaggAGTAGTACATTCggttaaaaacatgattttattctttaaaccatttttatttggtcaagcagtttaatttttaaaaaggggatgaataatatcaaattaaaacatcaaattattttCGTGAATATACATGGAGATAAATTTctggagattaattcacggcgcTGCTGCTTAATTTTATGACGTGTTTTTAGATCGTAGAGTCCGGGACTTAAAAGCACGTAAAAATAGTAGCTCTAAAATGACGCACTTccatgaattaatctcttgaaatttctttctgtgtatttttttgtgttttccagTATGTCATCTTTATAAtcataaaatactttcaaatgctATAATTCAATCTAATCTAAATCCATTTTATATGCAGTCTAATCACAACgctgataaaaaaacattatttttcgagcaaagaaaatgttttcttgatGACATCTGGAAAATGTTTCAGTATTTTTATACTACTTTTAGTAAGTACTATTTTTCATCCACATTTCTCGTTTTAATTCAGTGAAAGTCCAATATTAATTTAACACCTCTTTTAGCAATATTATTCACtactataatttcaaaattcgtttgtattatgctttttattattaaaataattagaaataaattgcACTAATTGGACAAAGTTAAGTacagtaatgtttttattattttaattatcataaatgaTATACAATATAGCACTTCTTTcagagaaaatgttgaaacttgaatcataatttgcattagtgaatgtaattttttataatagaatcTTGAtagatattctaaaaatatgaagaatGCAATAATGCCCtttaatagtttcaattttattattacttttatgatttattcaGTTTTGCGCCAAAAAGGATGTAAAACATCCATATTCaacttaaatgaaatttaaaaaaagattgtataAACAGTAACAGAAAGGTTCTAGAGGAATTTCAtactactcgaaatcattcaatattatgttcaattaaggaaattcaattttaaacatatgtttggaaaaataattttttaaagaaattatatttgcttaaacaatgagAAAATGgccaaaacattttttctatacgctatatattttcataaaaataattgtattgtattttgtttcatttctttaaatttatcaacGAAAAACGTCTTCAGgaaataaaaattcgttaaacaaatcgagatttgtagaaaattagaagaaatgattcaattttacgtgattattgaacaaaaactaacataggataccaatttgaaaaaagtgacatATCcgacagaattttaagaaattttgtaactaaacaataattaattgtttcaatacttgaattaagaaaaaaatactactccaaacaatgaccagCTTCttcatttcaatcagaaaatacgattattttcacattttttgtgaataaagaattatttcgataatttataattatttcaacaattaaaattttttagaaggtctcggacaatattaaaattctccaatagctattatttgtatgaaaaggaTTGTAGAAATTACTGAAAATCAACCATAAAAGtgtcaaaattgagttttttcatttttacgtaATATTTGTGGGCCCTGCgagatgggggggggggatgagttaaaaataaaagttattattatggttttattttgtagataCTCGTGTTCAGTCCCTATAAAGTTTGGTACGTTTCGATTAAACCGTGGAGCatgagtacaatttttttaaaatcccaaaaATCCCTGTGTTCATTAAATGGGAGTTTGAAGTACCCTGTGGAACGagctaatatttgaatttgaaaaataaaaaaattactgactAATTTTCACCAGAACTTGAAATTTGAGGGGGGGGGCTTGCCCTGTagaggaaaacaaatttttttgaccaCCTTAATatatataacaataattaaaggaattcatttttaaaatataaaaagaggtAAATAAATCACATAAACCTTAATATCCGCCCACTCTTCTTATCCTTGTGTAAATTGATCTTGTGCCACCTGTGATCCGTCTGTTAAAAACGATCGTAAACTTTGTAGATGCTTAATGGTGGTGGTACCACTGGGGAAACAGGTGGAATGATTTCAGCATCCGAAGCATCAGGCAACAATGCTAAAGCTTCTATAAGTGTCGATTTAGCTGCAATGCGGGGATGGATGTTTTTAGATTGGGGGTAAATAACTTCCAATGTACCGCGTGGTCATTACAGTTAACTATAAAAGTGAGATAGTTTAACAaaggtaaaatttataaaaaaaaagaaactagttaCTAACTTTTTCCCTAACACttacatttaaattataattattttgtaaaaaaggtgGCTGCTATTGTAATATTTACTGCAATGTGATCGTGGCCTACATTATTTAAGGAttaataggtttttaaaaaacatCGGAAGAGTTTAAAGAAGATCAATCATAATCCTGacgaataaaaaacaaatttgatgcctattaagaagtaaatttttcatcaaacaatacttttgaatatttaagcaGCTTCACGGCATTAAGAGAAATGTAACACAAATTTAAAACGTTCCACTTTCTCTCTGTATGTTACAACCAAGAATGTATCCTGCTCTTGAGaacgaaagatgaaattttgcAACGCTTAAGTATTAGTCACATAGAACAATTTTGGCATACGCTGTGATAACgtcttttaatgttttttgtgtCCTATGCGattattttaactaatattattttcatcCGACATTTTTGcaagatatttgaaatctttggaaaatcattgaaatctatatCTAaactctttgcgaaatatttgaaatcctcgagagatttgggaaatcattcaaatgtttcgtcaaatattcgaaaatgttttcaaaatattataaatatttttgcaatatttgataatatttgtgaatatattgaaatccttgggaaatcatttaaatgtttgtgcgatctttgaaatctatgacaattatttgtgaaatcattgaaatatttctgaaatatttagacatttttgcgtaatatttgaagtatttttttaatactctactatattttaataattgtggaaatgtttgcgaattttttaagaaattattgatcTCTGcgagatataaaaaatatttcgtaatatttgttatattattgaaatctttgtcaaatcttttgaaatccttctcgaatctttcaaatgtttgtaaaatcttatgAATCCTTGTTAAATGttagtgaaatctttgcaaaaggttgttaaatttttgcgacatctttaaatatttattaatgtttgtaaagttattgaaatgttttggaaatcatttaaatgtttatgaatctttcgaaaatcattgaaatgttcgTGAAACCTCTGTGCTCTGTGAAAGCTCTTCTTGTTCAATGTTTGAAATgtaacgaaaaatgtttttaaatacttaaaatctttctgaaatcttttaaatgtatatttgatatctttacgaaatatttgtgggagtttttaaaccttggaaaatcatttaaatgtttctgatatttttctaaatctttgcgaaatgttggatatattttgtaaaattgataaattattgaaatgttcctgaaatttttggaaattcatttaggtattttggaaatgttttaaatgtattcaagacttttaaaatctatttcaaatatttgaattctttgtcaaatatttctgaaattttttattaatcattgaaatcattgtaaaatctttttaatatgtctaaaatcatttataaattttcgaagtctttgtgaaatctctgtattacagtttgaaatatttataaatcctttcaaaatgttttaaaaatttggaaaaatttcgtaGTATtcgtcaaattattgaaatcgttggaatattattgaaatttttatgaaatctgtgcacatatgaattttatacatGTATTTATTACTTACTATTTATTGTATATTTCTTATTGATGTACATGTGTGCATACTATAATATTAAACTTTACTATGTTTAAATTGTGCCATTGGGTATTATAAATGTATACCTCTGGCCCgcgtagaaaaaaaatataagaaattgtaTCCCTTTCATTTCcactctttaaattgaaattaaaattgaacttgcaacgatctttataataaatatcttcatacaattttaaagacAGGTAAAAGGGCagtaattttgaacagttttctTCTACATTGAGAAACTATGCCTTTGCGTTTTTTATATTTACGAGAATGAGGGCCACGTGTGaaacatattatttaatttgaatacattcaatactaatttataattgtaataatataatataattctaaTATAATAACTAATGCCCTCTCTTTCTGTCTGTTTTAACAACGATTGTATAAAGAAACATATGACTCgccgtttttttaacaaataattttttcaacttttaccaGAAATTTCGTATATACGTGGATAAAAATGTGTGTAATCTACTTACGTATGATGTTTGTTACATATGGATTGTTGAATCGTAAAAATTACACGTACAAAAACACAGAATATTATAAAGCAgggaaaaaagaatgttttacaTGACAATTAGAAAACACACCACGAGGGAGAAAAGTCTTCTGCACCACattgaaaaattgattcttcACCGTCTTATCTCATGTTTAGAAACAGATCAATCAAGATAATGGAGGCGGTTGGTTGGCCTGCCTTTTTTCGAAGCGTGTATGCAGTTCTTCGATATTCCACTGTCCATGCATAACATTAGACGTGAAAGGCTTAAAATACGTAAAATTAGTATGGGAATGTCAAGTaagataattatttatattcaaaaaatgttaaaaatgccttCGTGCTGTTAAACATTAACAATGTGCATAAAttcaataagtatttttaatttaccgCGTTATTTGCAGTCAATTATAGATGACGGCGCATATGTTTCGTGGAAAGTTAAATTAGTAACCAACCAACTGCATATTTATGATAACCTGTTGTGTTTCGTTGAAACAATAAACCgaagaaggaagaaagaatgaatATAAAGAAAGAAAGGAAGCAAGCGCAGTAAGTCAtcaactcatttaaaaaaataagaattttatattaatatattggGGGTTTCCAATTTCTTCTTAGTTTGTCAGTTTTACAAAGATTCTCATGTGTTGTCATATATCTTATAATATTGTAACATAACGACAATTTCAAAATAACGCACGTGGCATTGTGATGTGTTAAATGTAAAATGCGGGGTTGGCAGATGTCACACGCCTATCCCCTTCTGAAGGGAGTAATATTTTTTCCAGTGTTTTAAAGAAATGAACCTAAGGTTTTTTTAAAAGGCCTGCttttaatgtcaaataaaaatccgttttggttaaaatatcacctatattatgtttttagttgagaattaattagtTTCGGTTAAAATTTGATGTACCAATTTTGTTTGCGGCTCAATACTGATCAGtgtacctaaaaatttaatttttttcattgtaactGACGTATGTGGTTACCAATcaatatttcatgtttaaaaatgcaactgttattgtaaaaattcgtttttttttttacttgaaaattgaactattttttaaagatttaacttctTTTTAGAAAACAAACTTTGTCTTAGAACATTCATAATCTCCAAGTTGgcttttcatgaaatttcttcttttttcacaagaaaatttCTTATGGAAACTTAAaagtatttcttagaaaattcatatttcttttggAAAATCGAAGTAACTGGTTGAAAGTTATCGTACTTTGTCatgaataaattattctttacgaTTGacacttttagttcaaaatggagttctttcgttgaaaattcacgtattttcttgacaattggtttgttatggtaaaaaaatgaataaggaaCCGTACGTAAATTACGTAACGTCTGAGTGGGGGAGGGGCGAAAACAGTTGttacgaattattaaaaaaagagggGGGGTGCGTCCTTTGCTCATgtacgtattttttttaattcgcacaAAACTTCTCTTAAATGTTATGTttgtagttataaattttatttaaaatttaacgattttattaaaaagacatactttcttgttgaaaattaaacttttttgttaaaaattcattatagatGGTTAAAAGTTCAGCTCTTTTCGTacaacattaaccttttgtttaaaatttatagtttgttGCTTATATGTTAACTGAATTGTCTtttggatgaactttttttttaatttgtctgattgaaaagtttatatttttcagcataaatattgcatctttctcctaaaaattcaactgttttcttcaaaattaaactatttccttaaaaatttactttttatttaaaattcatatttttgtattgaaaatgaaattgaaatctgtttggatgaaagttgaaatctttttcaaagctttgtctattttatttaaaaattcaccttttttcagtcgaatttttatttctattgtacaaaaatgcaataactgtttgcttgaaagtttaacaatcttggttaaaaatttgactattgagtaaaaaattaatgtgtttttccAATTATTactttgttttggaaaattgaactgaaaTTCGGTACTCTTtgctttaaagttaatttttggctgaaaaagcatatcttgtattttaaaaataacttttattttttaataatcgtggttccattaatattaaaagaaaggAATATTTCCAGACTATGACTCGCGAAAATGAACATATAGAATACTTCAATGATGGAAGAACCAGAAGAAAGTTATCCTTTATTGCTTCCCCGTCCCACTCAGCACCTATGCAGTACCTCCATATGCAAGCGTTGCCTTTCAAAGTAATGTTCAGGAAAAAGAAGGAATTATGCAAAAAACTATATCGCTTTTTTAACTGGGCTGTATTTGAAAATGAACTACCAAATACGATGAAGATAGAATGGGTACAAGATGTGACGGAATATTGGGTCGGAGGGTGTCAACTCCGCTGGAGAGAGGATAATTCCAATAAAAAGATCCGATCCGAAGACGTGGTGATCAAATTACGCACTGAGGTACGTTCTGTTATCAGGTAACATACTatgaaatatgtttatttgaTTGCCTGTTACTTATTtactaataatattctctttcatAGTTCGTCGACACAGCAGACAGAGTCCGTGACACATTAGTGCACAAGATGTGCCACGCTGCCGTCTGGCTGCTGGACGAAAACATGGAAGACGATCACGGaccatatgtaaaaaatattttttttaacaatttagaacaTTGTTCTATAACAGTCCAGTTACACGTATGTAACAGTGTTTCGATGTAAACTTGTTCTGTACTTAAAACGTAACAATTGTATAATGATGTTACAACGTTTTTACATGCATTTTAATAATTACGTAACAGAGGACTAGTGTTCCCACTGGGCCTTCTCGTGACAATATAATTTTATGCTTTTATAGGGCGAAACACGCTTGCAACATCCTACCTGAACTTCCGACTGTGTGAGAATACGATCATTACAGCAAATACACGTAAATTCTGTACACATGCTTGAATTTTGCTGACGAGTAAGGCAACCTAGATTTAGTCCGTATTCAAAAATGTGAGTATCAATTAAAAAACGTCCTTTATCCACTTTCAGATTCTTAAGGAATTCCCGGCACGAAAATTTTGCATGTGTCTTTTGTGGTGGACCTTGTCACAGTCGAGAAGTACGGAATGCGGTACTAGAAGTAAGACATGTAGACGAGGAATCGAGCAGCGAGGATGAATGAGAATATAGGAAAGTGATCGATGATACCTTCTCACTTTTGCAGATACGAACGTGGTATGTTTTATTTAAACTGTTAGAATATAAACTCAGATCTATGTATGGGGCAGAATTCGTCAAGTGTTCCaaccagattttttttttctttttgttttgatcGGTTTGAACTTTGGATAGATTATAGTCCTAGTCGACATATATGAATTCACCAAACCATAGGTTCATTTCTCAACCAATTGTGAATATACAGGTGGCTGAAGTTATAACTTTTTCACATGCTTAACTTattttaacttgtttttaaattatttaacttctttttcaCCATTACGCTAGTGTAACTTGTGTTAGGATGATCCGATAGGACTTATATAGTGATTTGGAAAGttcttttaatttactttaggactgttataacaaaataatttttttattattttttgtttgtaaattaaaattgaaatgtattttttgaaaaaccacttatatcaaaaattatttaagaaaatagcttttttatactttttgaaatgatttagaaTAAAAAGTGTACCGGGAATATTTTCCTACCCTAATTTAGATTTTATTCAatgttccttaaaattatattaaactttCTTCAGATGATTATCTATGCGATTATCAACGATAAtcgtaaaaatggaaatttaatcaAGAAATCGTTTTTGACACACTTTTTATTGTAGAtgctttcaaaaagtttaaaaaaaagtattcttttcgtaaataaattgtttgtaaatagggtttttttcaaacactttcaattttgcttttttgaaaaaagagataaaataataatgataacaatAAATGTATCCTTATAAAACTCTTATAGTATATGATAACAGCTTTCCAAAACACTAACATAAAAGTTCAATCGGATCATCCTACAAGAAGTTACACTAAAATTAAGGTGAAGCAACCcgtgaaaatgtgaaaaattgaggCCCGTGTATATTAACAGCTTATTAAATCAACCCATGGTTTGGTGAAATGATGTTGGTTCAGTAGGactatactgccgtacaaactaaaaagatacataatttACATTGCCGCGTAGGGTTATTTTTTCATcttggcaatgaaaaagtcgacctaagcggcaatgtcacttatgtatcttttagTTTGTATGTCAGTATAATTCAGCAAAGATTCAACCCGatctaaaaaagttaattgcAGGTGGGAAAGCTAGACTTTTAACCGACATTACTTTTCGTCAAAGTCAAGTACACACGGAGTAAGATGTAGagttgaaagatttgaaaattaaataaacagtACTAAGGAAGGTGCATGTGGTGATTGTaattaaagatcaatttttcccGTTCTTAGTctctctacacggagaaaaatagatattgaaaagcaaatattaaaaactgatatttgacCATAATACATAGATATTACGgtataatatctaatatcttctattcaacatacaaaatattaaagggtcatatctgtttatattgaaagtataaaatgtgtgatattaacaattaatatctaagatattaaaaaagctaaattttatcggagcaaggtcgctgacatGTGGCGTGGCGACAACAGATTTTACCCCCGCTTTGTCtgtacctgtaaagcatgccatttcctgtaaaatgcaaaagaatgttaatatcgtagtcctctgttttgaaaatctgaaTCTTCAAGCATTCGCCTTCTTGCATAATTATGCGGTTTTTGTGTTAAatagataacacactgttcaaggctaatatgaaagatgcctgtagctgagtcctcatttttttgagaaaattataacgtatccaaaaacatttaattcattttccaccaaaacttatagtgaaatagatatccgaaaaaccacaatacacacgatgaaagttCAAGATACAGAATCTTTTGTCACCACGcaacacgtcagcgaccttgctccgataaaattgagcttttttaatatcttggatattaactgttaatatcacatattttatactttcaatataaacagatattgccttttaatattttgtatgatga comes from the Belonocnema kinseyi isolate 2016_QV_RU_SX_M_011 chromosome 6, B_treatae_v1, whole genome shotgun sequence genome and includes:
- the LOC117174620 gene encoding acidic repeat-containing protein-like codes for the protein MQALPFKVMFRKKKELCKKLYRFFNWAVFENELPNTMKIEWVQDVTEYWVGGCQLRWREDNSNKKIRSEDVVIKLRTEFVDTADRVRDTLVHKMCHAAVWLLDENMEDDHGPYGETRLQHPT